A genomic window from Candidatus Woesearchaeota archaeon includes:
- a CDS encoding IS3 family transposase — translation ITHSSLPVRVACATLDVSKSAYYDTKNKEPAMNKDEAILNQIRIIANDFSRYGYRRMTKELQRSAIAINHKRVHRIMKEHSLLVKRKRFTPITTQSNHNLPRYDNLIKEKIIIRSNEVWVSDITYIPVQNEFAYLALIMDLFSRKIVGWNLSRNVDTTLTLTALNMAVRLRGKNNIVGCIHHSDHGVQYLSGAYMDRLHELGMLPSMGEVGNSYDNAHAESLNKTIKWEEVWINEYKTFQQAYEAIAEFIKKYNEKRLHSSIGYVPPNEFEQQKLNRGNSILTYCPRKGGQSNVCLS, via the coding sequence TGATCACTCACTCATCACTTCCCGTGCGCGTTGCATGCGCAACGCTAGATGTCAGTAAAAGCGCATACTACGATACAAAAAATAAAGAACCTGCTATGAATAAGGATGAAGCAATTTTAAATCAAATCAGAATCATAGCAAACGATTTTTCGAGGTACGGTTATCGTAGAATGACCAAAGAGCTTCAACGTAGTGCCATTGCGATAAATCATAAACGAGTGCACCGCATTATGAAAGAGCATTCATTGCTTGTGAAGCGAAAACGCTTCACTCCGATAACAACGCAATCAAACCACAATCTGCCACGATATGATAATCTCATAAAAGAGAAAATAATCATAAGGTCGAATGAAGTCTGGGTATCTGATATCACCTACATTCCAGTGCAAAATGAATTTGCATATTTGGCGTTGATAATGGATTTGTTCAGTCGCAAAATTGTGGGCTGGAACTTAAGCAGAAATGTGGATACAACACTAACTCTCACTGCTCTCAATATGGCAGTCAGATTGCGTGGAAAAAATAATATCGTTGGTTGTATCCACCACTCAGATCATGGAGTGCAATACCTCTCTGGAGCATATATGGATAGACTCCACGAACTTGGCATGTTGCCAAGCATGGGAGAAGTTGGAAATTCGTATGACAATGCTCATGCAGAGAGTTTGAACAAAACAATAAAATGGGAGGAGGTATGGATCAATGAATACAAAACATTTCAACAAGCATATGAAGCAATAGCAGAATTCATCAAAAAGTACAATGAGAAAAGATTGCACTCATCAATTGGATATGTACCGCCAAATGAGTTCGAACAACAAAAATTAAATAGGGGGAATAGTATCTTAACTTACTGTCCACGAAAAGGGGGTCAGTCCAATGTGTGTCTATCATAA